Part of the Athalia rosae chromosome 2, iyAthRosa1.1, whole genome shotgun sequence genome, aaatttcactcgctAAATGGATTTCCGACAGTTTTATTTATAGTAAATCGCCAGAAATTACTTGTGAAAACAGTCTAGCCTTAACCTACTCTAAAAGTATATCGCTTCTGACTTTGTGAATTATAATGGTGCAAGAAATAATCAGCGGATGATGAGTGAATCTGATGACACCGACGTCCTTCTACTGATTCCCCCTGATTTATTCCTCGTCCCATCATCCGAAGACTCTGACGATTCGGAGTTTCCAAAAGAAAGGTTGGGTTACCGCCTTCAAGGAGGAAGACCTTCCACTAGCGTGGTCACGGAATTGTTTGACCAGGTTCAATCACTCGAGAATAGAATATCTGTGATTGAATCAAAAGATACAAGTTTAGATACATCATTCCTGAATAATTCCAGTGATACGCAATTTAGGACTACAAACTTTTCATCCCCATCAAGAGCTAACCAAGTGTCTGTTAGAAATAATTTCGGTTCAGTAAGTCATATTTCGAACTTAGAAAACACCCCTGCAAAACCTCGCAAATATTCATCAGCTCCAACAACCCCCAGCAATTACCACCTGCGAAGTCATACTAATCAAAACTGCTGTGATATGAAGTCGTTGCAGTTTGCTGCTTTGAACAGTCATACTAACGCTTACAAATATAGTAACACTAACTTGCAATCTCGAACCAAACATAATGATTCAATGTCATACTCCGAACCATCAATCATTCATCACAGTTCCAGTTCTGATATAAGAAACATGGGAATCCCGCATGCATCATCTGCCATCTCCTGTAAAAAGGAAACATATATTGACAATAACGAAATGAACAAAAGCAATTTACAGAACAAACCGTCCGAACGTATATCTTTCTCATTGCCCTTAgcaaattcaaatctgaaaccAACAGGTAAACGATTTGAGCAACGATCCGTCAAAGACATGGAACTTTCAGAGGTAGATGAACTCTTACATGAAATGGAGATAACAGAGGCTGAATTAGCAAAAAGGATTAAAAATGGAAGTTCGTATCAATCACACCGGGGGAACGCTcatcaaatgaattttcacacTGAAGATGAGAAAGAATTGAGAGAAGTGAACGCACTGCACAGTGACTTGTCTCCAGTACGTCGATTGGACTTCAATTTCCATAATGAAGATTTGTATGATTTACCAAATATCTCATCCGATGTGCAACAGCGTTCGACCGCTGATAAATACCTAGAATTTTCACTACCATTTGATGAGGATTCTCTGCATCTGGATGTaacagataaaataatttctgaattcaaaaCCTGGCGTCAAAACTGTGGTCAGACACAGAAGGATGATCAGGGTAATGATGATGGTAAAAATGGCAAAACATTACACGAAGAGAGCAAAAAACACGCCCATGTACAATCAAATCCTTCATCAAATATAAACACAATTGATAGAAATCCAGCAGCCATTCAAACTGGGCCATCTAGAATAATTGTGAACAGTGACAATCCTCATTCGCATGAGTCATCTAGTCACGCTGATCCAAATTCTACCCCCATGTTGCATActaattttttaaaagctCACATACCTATAAATTTTACGCAATTAGAGTCTAATGCAACGCAACTTGCGGAAGTACCCAGACACTCATATAGCACCAGTAATTTGTTAGGCTGCACAAGTAATAATATTCACGACATTCCGAATCACGGAGTATCAAATAAGATCACTAATGATGCAGCCACAAACACAGAAAGCTTGAGGTATATCTTGAGTCATGATAATTTGCATGCCAATCATTCACAGTACGTATAAATGTTCATTTATCGAAGTATTACTGGTTACTTTTCAGGAAATCACATCGACTTTTAACACTATCTGACTTTTGGGAAACGGATCCTACCAAATCACAAGAGGATATGCTCAGAATAAAATTGGAGGAAGAGAAATTTAGGAGAGATGTATGTCGTAAAATATTGAAttcgattatcaattttccaaGCTTGACTAATAAAAACATTTGTATCTCTATATACAGCATTGTGAACACTTGATTCAAGAACTTCAGAAAAGGTTGCTAGAACAACAAGAAAAAGTAGCAGTAGCTGTAAGGGTAGATAATGAGAAAAACGTTATAATAACAAAGTTTCAAAATGCTTggacaaaattgaaattacgGTGGCAAGTATTGGAGGCAGAATCAAACGACTTACatttgactttgaaaaatatgaaagataAACATCAAATGGAATATACCGAGCTTCAGACGCAGATAAAACGTTGTGAAGGGGAATTATCAAAGGCTCTGGATCTAGCTGCTgggtacaaagaaaaaagtgatacAATGACTAAAGAAAATCTGGAATTATTGAAGAGCCATGCCGATGAATTAGAGAATTATAAGGCTTTGGTTCAAGAAGCTGAGAACCGATACAGTCAGCTAAAAGTTGAATA contains:
- the LOC105684879 gene encoding sporulation-specific protein 15-like — protein: MMSESDDTDVLLLIPPDLFLVPSSEDSDDSEFPKERLGYRLQGGRPSTSVVTELFDQVQSLENRISVIESKDTSLDTSFLNNSSDTQFRTTNFSSPSRANQVSVRNNFGSVSHISNLENTPAKPRKYSSAPTTPSNYHLRSHTNQNCCDMKSLQFAALNSHTNAYKYSNTNLQSRTKHNDSMSYSEPSIIHHSSSSDIRNMGIPHASSAISCKKETYIDNNEMNKSNLQNKPSERISFSLPLANSNLKPTGKRFEQRSVKDMELSEVDELLHEMEITEAELAKRIKNGSSYQSHRGNAHQMNFHTEDEKELREVNALHSDLSPVRRLDFNFHNEDLYDLPNISSDVQQRSTADKYLEFSLPFDEDSLHLDVTDKIISEFKTWRQNCGQTQKDDQGNDDGKNGKTLHEESKKHAHVQSNPSSNINTIDRNPAAIQTGPSRIIVNSDNPHSHESSSHADPNSTPMLHTNFLKAHIPINFTQLESNATQLAEVPRHSYSTSNLLGCTSNNIHDIPNHGVSNKITNDAATNTESLRKSHRLLTLSDFWETDPTKSQEDMLRIKLEEEKFRRDHCEHLIQELQKRLLEQQEKVAVAVRVDNEKNVIITKFQNAWTKLKLRWQVLEAESNDLHLTLKNMKDKHQMEYTELQTQIKRCEGELSKALDLAAGYKEKSDTMTKENLELLKSHADELENYKALVQEAENRYSQLKVEYDKLSDQSQQLGEALKNTQQEVNRERLRGGEVRGEMGVIHKALDACEAELIVLRQEKENLQLKLKEEISRNHILEQNKSTLLTAIEEAKCAERKANEESKSFAAQEEKTRKELRDVYQKQVDEVVKAKLQEFQSQLDTAESTFQSELESRQRAIAECAARKIKTVLDKHQLEINLLEEKHKEEKRLHQIQLAQAMQQISILDSKLNTQHTNKTQLAEQLHSVMQRQWQQALQIISGGNMDNLTPIQRIHAEKFFESRHSMKSESSPNIGCNVMEPIRLESHSMPLIEMKNFPSTLTRAPEEKDGNSMLTNPGEGTPLTSHRDQSKDDLRRYIKMILDMQQPKSNFVQPPYTESSQSPVPICREVPRKHYMRKEESFMSEDSSVIWQPSSEVSPQDVTEYISVPQKLPVKSDQQKNKPPWK